The proteins below come from a single Saccharopolyspora sp. SCSIO 74807 genomic window:
- a CDS encoding class I SAM-dependent methyltransferase — MAEQSGAPEFVKENVDFEACYQGQRFLAGTDLTFPVAPWDIGEPQPALVELADRTAFSGDVLDAGCGLGENAIFLAGRGYRVTAFDCSPTALDRARARARECAAQVEFVQADATRLGELSGRRFGTVVDSALYHCLGAQQQHRYAAALHEVTEPGARLHLLCWAVAGEDAAVRHPMGVGEQSIRATLDARWEVLEVRTAQISTALIRDALTEADIALFARKGVGIDPGRAAVDDRGRISAPAWFVSAVRR; from the coding sequence GTGGCAGAACAGTCCGGCGCGCCCGAATTCGTCAAGGAGAACGTCGATTTCGAAGCCTGCTACCAGGGTCAGCGCTTTCTGGCGGGAACCGATCTGACCTTCCCGGTGGCCCCCTGGGACATCGGCGAACCGCAGCCCGCCCTGGTGGAGCTGGCCGACCGGACCGCGTTCTCCGGCGATGTCCTCGACGCCGGCTGCGGGCTCGGCGAGAACGCGATCTTCCTGGCCGGTCGTGGCTACCGGGTGACCGCGTTCGACTGCTCGCCGACAGCTCTGGACCGCGCCCGCGCGCGGGCCCGCGAATGCGCCGCCCAGGTCGAGTTCGTGCAGGCGGACGCCACTCGGCTCGGCGAGCTCAGCGGGCGCCGCTTCGGCACCGTCGTGGACAGCGCGCTGTACCACTGCCTCGGTGCGCAGCAGCAGCACCGATACGCCGCCGCCTTGCACGAGGTCACCGAACCGGGCGCGCGACTGCACCTGCTGTGCTGGGCGGTGGCGGGCGAGGACGCGGCCGTGCGGCATCCGATGGGCGTCGGCGAGCAGAGCATCCGGGCCACCTTGGACGCTCGCTGGGAAGTTCTGGAAGTGCGCACCGCGCAGATTTCCACCGCGCTGATCCGGGACGCGCTCACCGAGGCGGACATCGCCCTGTTCGCGCGGAAAGGGGTCGGCATCGACCCGGGCAGGGCGGCGGTCGACGACCGGGGAAGGATTTCCGCGCCTGCCTGGTTCGTGAGCGCGGTGCGCCGCTGA